A part of Hydrogenobacter sp. T-8 genomic DNA contains:
- a CDS encoding Fur family transcriptional regulator has product MLKEERLQEFIEACKNMGLKITPQRVAVYEVLLNRDDHPTVEEIYNEIKKKYPFVSLATVYRTVETLEELGFVKKVAYWGGSVRYDANVSDHHHLICTQCGAIRDVEFCIDWTPPAYMEGYRVHKYSLHIYGVCPKCQTKEN; this is encoded by the coding sequence ATGCTTAAGGAAGAAAGGCTTCAGGAGTTTATAGAGGCTTGTAAGAACATGGGACTAAAGATCACACCCCAGAGGGTGGCAGTGTATGAGGTCCTGCTTAACAGAGATGACCACCCCACCGTTGAGGAGATATACAACGAAATAAAGAAAAAATACCCCTTCGTATCCCTTGCTACTGTATACAGGACAGTGGAAACCCTTGAGGAACTTGGGTTTGTTAAAAAGGTAGCCTATTGGGGTGGTTCTGTGAGATATGATGCAAATGTAAGTGACCACCACCACCTTATATGCACTCAGTGTGGTGCTATAAGAGATGTGGAGTTTTGCATAGATTGGACACCACCCGCATACATGGAAGGCTACAGAGTTCACAAGTATTCCCTACACATATACGGAGTATGCCCTAAATGTCAGACGAAAGAGAACTGA
- a CDS encoding DUF192 domain-containing protein, with protein MLIIFNIILLLIGWTAQGQVRQCRLLVADTPEKHEKGLMHMKSLVGYDGMVFLYKDRMVRHFWNKNTHLELYVYWIDGSRLVGRSYLPPEERAGIVIVSSPEPVDTVVELLKGRRCMYKNIPLSP; from the coding sequence ATGCTAATAATTTTCAATATCATACTCCTTCTGATAGGATGGACCGCTCAGGGACAAGTGCGTCAATGCAGGCTTCTTGTAGCAGACACCCCAGAAAAGCATGAGAAGGGTCTTATGCATATGAAGTCTCTTGTAGGCTATGACGGTATGGTGTTCCTCTACAAAGATAGGATGGTGAGGCATTTCTGGAACAAAAACACCCACTTGGAGCTGTATGTTTATTGGATTGATGGAAGCAGGCTTGTGGGAAGGTCCTACCTGCCCCCTGAGGAGAGGGCTGGCATTGTTATAGTCTCATCGCCAGAGCCAGTGGACACCGTGGTGGAGCTTTTAAAGGGTAGAAGATGTATGTATAAGAACATACCGCTTTCACCTTAG
- the mraY gene encoding phospho-N-acetylmuramoyl-pentapeptide-transferase: MLYHIALYLRDYFFAFNVFKYITFRSFLAVFIAFSITLILTPIFMRKMKAIQRLFKGYIREYTPEGHLVKKYVPTMGGIIIVLSVLLTSLLLMRLDLVYFWIVAFCALGFALIGFWDDFVKLKNKKGISAKQKFFAQVFVAGLTSTFIYLYSGVDTKLYFPLFKNLQIDLGLLYIPFAMLIIVATSNAVNLTDGLDGLAIGPVMTTAASMGIVAYAVGHAGIASYLNIPYVPYAGDITVLCFAIVGAGLGFLWFNAFPAQLFMGDVGALALGAGLGVIALVSKSELLLPIAGGVFVFETLSVILQVAYFKLTKGKRLFKMAPFHHHLELSGVPEPKIVVRMWIISILLGILALATLKLR; this comes from the coding sequence ATGCTCTACCATATAGCCCTATACCTAAGAGATTATTTCTTTGCTTTCAATGTGTTTAAATACATAACCTTCCGATCCTTTTTGGCGGTCTTTATTGCCTTTTCCATTACCCTTATCCTAACACCTATTTTTATGAGAAAGATGAAAGCCATTCAAAGGTTATTCAAGGGATACATAAGAGAATACACACCAGAAGGACATCTCGTCAAGAAGTATGTTCCCACTATGGGTGGCATCATCATAGTCCTTTCTGTTCTTTTGACTTCTTTGCTTCTTATGAGGCTTGACCTTGTCTATTTTTGGATTGTTGCTTTTTGTGCACTGGGTTTTGCTCTAATAGGTTTCTGGGACGATTTTGTTAAGCTAAAAAACAAAAAAGGCATATCCGCCAAACAAAAGTTCTTTGCACAGGTTTTTGTTGCTGGGCTAACATCAACTTTTATATACCTATACAGTGGTGTTGATACAAAGCTCTACTTTCCTCTTTTCAAAAACCTTCAGATAGACCTTGGGCTTTTATACATTCCCTTCGCCATGTTGATTATAGTTGCCACTTCCAATGCGGTTAACCTCACGGATGGACTTGATGGGCTTGCTATAGGTCCTGTGATGACCACTGCGGCGAGCATGGGTATAGTAGCCTATGCGGTGGGTCATGCGGGTATAGCCAGCTATTTAAACATACCCTATGTCCCATATGCAGGTGATATAACGGTGCTGTGCTTTGCTATAGTGGGTGCAGGGCTTGGCTTTCTGTGGTTTAATGCCTTTCCAGCTCAGCTTTTTATGGGAGATGTGGGAGCTTTGGCTTTGGGGGCTGGGCTTGGTGTGATAGCCTTAGTGTCCAAGTCTGAGCTTTTACTTCCCATAGCAGGGGGCGTCTTTGTCTTTGAGACTTTATCTGTTATACTTCAGGTTGCCTACTTTAAGCTCACAAAGGGCAAAAGGCTCTTTAAGATGGCTCCCTTCCACCACCACCTTGAGCTTTCTGGCGTTCCTGAGCCAAAAATAGTGGTGAGGATGTGGATAATATCAATACTTCTTGGCATCCTTGCACTTGCTACCCTAAAGCTAAGGTGA
- a CDS encoding RNA methyltransferase, whose translation MINHNVFIALLHYPAMDREGRTIITSFTTMDLHDIARPARAYEINTYYIVQPVDGQRYIIKKQIEYWLSQEGLRTNPTRNEVVKLVKLCYTFDEVLEDLQAQRGRRPIIVGTDARTYPNTVSYRWLSEEIHKREKDFLIVFGTGYGIPPSLMNTFDYILEPVYGAGDWNHLSVRNAVAIILDRLLSRNRC comes from the coding sequence ATGATAAACCACAATGTGTTTATAGCACTTCTTCACTATCCTGCAATGGACAGAGAGGGTAGGACGATTATTACTTCCTTTACCACCATGGACCTTCATGATATAGCTCGCCCTGCAAGGGCATACGAGATAAATACCTACTATATAGTTCAACCTGTGGACGGACAAAGATACATAATAAAAAAGCAGATTGAATATTGGCTCTCTCAAGAGGGTTTAAGGACTAACCCTACAAGGAATGAGGTGGTAAAACTGGTAAAGCTGTGTTATACCTTTGACGAAGTCCTTGAAGACCTGCAAGCACAAAGGGGTAGAAGACCTATAATAGTAGGCACGGATGCAAGAACCTATCCTAATACGGTTTCTTATCGCTGGCTTTCAGAGGAGATTCACAAAAGAGAGAAGGATTTTCTTATAGTTTTTGGCACGGGTTATGGCATCCCACCGTCTCTTATGAATACCTTTGATTACATCCTTGAACCCGTATATGGTGCAGGAGATTGGAATCATCTATCGGTGAGGAATGCGGTGGCTATAATCCTTGATAGACTACTAAGTAGAAACAGGTGCTGA
- a CDS encoding glycosyltransferase family 9 protein, with protein MWLLYRRGGLGDTLLTFPILELLKKSGRNVWAVGNTDYFAIAKEVGWVDMVSSEMPETEFEGKILISYEGNVKPFPEKRMWIVEHYFQSLSLRGGFSKVLPLEPAEKSPIKGCAVLHPSSGSWKKNPPLELFFRIEAFLKKEGYKTIYLVGEADQWLKDHVKDYFESYSPLEIARALRTARLFVGLDSGLSHLASYCGIPTFVFYGPTDPVVWKPIGERVFQISLELSCSPCFPEVCEERSCLHVEKLFAEFLKAFSALS; from the coding sequence ATGTGGCTTTTGTATAGGCGTGGTGGTCTTGGAGATACACTTCTAACTTTCCCTATCCTTGAACTTCTGAAAAAGTCTGGAAGAAATGTCTGGGCGGTAGGAAATACGGACTATTTTGCCATTGCCAAAGAGGTGGGATGGGTGGATATGGTAAGTTCAGAAATGCCAGAAACCGAGTTTGAAGGAAAGATTTTGATATCCTATGAGGGAAATGTAAAGCCTTTTCCAGAGAAGAGAATGTGGATAGTGGAGCACTACTTTCAGAGCTTGTCCTTAAGAGGAGGGTTTTCAAAGGTTTTGCCTCTTGAGCCTGCGGAGAAAAGCCCCATTAAAGGCTGTGCGGTGCTTCACCCCTCAAGCGGTTCTTGGAAGAAGAACCCACCCCTTGAGCTATTTTTCAGAATTGAAGCCTTTCTCAAGAAGGAAGGCTATAAGACCATATACCTTGTGGGTGAGGCGGACCAGTGGTTAAAAGACCATGTAAAAGACTACTTTGAAAGCTATTCACCACTTGAGATAGCGAGAGCTTTGAGGACAGCCAGGTTGTTTGTAGGACTTGATAGTGGGCTTTCACACCTTGCCAGCTACTGTGGAATTCCTACCTTTGTCTTTTATGGACCTACAGACCCAGTGGTATGGAAACCCATAGGAGAAAGAGTCTTTCAGATAAGCCTTGAGCTCTCTTGTAGTCCATGCTTTCCAGAAGTTTGCGAAGAAAGGAGCTGTTTACATGTAGAAAAACTTTTTGCTGAATTTTTGAAAGCCTTTAGTGCCTTGAGTTGA
- a CDS encoding YraN family protein — protein MRKGAEFEELAVKYLEGIGYKVIHRNYHCRVGEIDIIALDGNTVVFVEVKGGKTTDFGDPAERVDRKKMERLLRCIEHYLHKYPSEDYRLDVIVIRNKEVEHIKGVELY, from the coding sequence TTGAGGAAGGGTGCAGAGTTTGAAGAGCTTGCGGTAAAATACCTTGAAGGCATAGGCTACAAGGTTATTCACAGAAACTACCACTGCAGGGTTGGTGAAATAGACATTATTGCCCTTGATGGTAATACGGTAGTCTTTGTAGAGGTAAAAGGAGGTAAAACCACAGACTTTGGAGACCCAGCGGAGAGAGTGGATAGAAAAAAGATGGAGAGACTACTTAGATGCATAGAACACTATCTCCATAAATATCCATCGGAAGACTACAGGCTTGATGTGATAGTGATAAGGAACAAAGAAGTTGAGCATATAAAGGGTGTGGAGCTTTATTGA
- the rfaE1 gene encoding D-glycero-beta-D-manno-heptose-7-phosphate kinase, translating into MSPERVREILERFKSLKILVVGDVILDRYVFGKVERISPEAPVPVVEVQREEFRLGGAGNVANNLASLGVKTYLLGVVGQDYGRHIIKGLLKEAGIEDLLVEDPQRPTTEKARIVALSQQLLRIDSESRKVLEGKPLEEVLQRMDLNVDGIVVSDYAKGVVCKDVMDRVKEKGVFFSVDPRPQNKRLYIGANLMTPNEKEARSMFSEESLQRLGWGLKRELRLETLVITLGARGMALFGSEFKVFPAKAKQVYDVSGAGDTVIAVLSACALAGVDWDSACELANLCAGIVVGKLGTAVVKPEEILQSLEEGCRV; encoded by the coding sequence ATGAGCCCTGAAAGGGTTAGAGAGATTCTTGAGAGGTTCAAAAGTTTAAAGATACTTGTGGTGGGGGACGTGATACTTGACAGATATGTGTTCGGAAAGGTGGAAAGAATATCTCCAGAAGCTCCAGTGCCAGTGGTAGAGGTCCAGAGGGAAGAATTTAGGTTGGGTGGTGCGGGAAACGTAGCCAACAACTTGGCAAGCCTTGGCGTAAAAACTTACCTACTTGGGGTGGTGGGACAAGACTACGGAAGGCACATAATAAAGGGACTGCTAAAAGAAGCGGGCATAGAGGACTTGCTTGTGGAAGACCCGCAAAGACCTACCACAGAAAAGGCGCGCATAGTAGCCCTTTCTCAACAACTTTTGAGGATAGATAGCGAAAGCAGGAAAGTCCTTGAGGGCAAACCTCTTGAAGAAGTTCTTCAAAGGATGGACTTAAATGTGGATGGCATAGTGGTATCCGATTACGCTAAGGGGGTGGTTTGCAAGGATGTTATGGATAGAGTCAAAGAGAAAGGAGTATTCTTCTCTGTTGACCCAAGACCTCAAAACAAGAGGCTATACATAGGAGCAAATTTAATGACGCCCAACGAAAAGGAAGCGAGGAGTATGTTTTCTGAGGAAAGTCTTCAGAGACTTGGTTGGGGTCTAAAGAGGGAGCTAAGGCTTGAGACCCTTGTGATAACTCTTGGTGCAAGGGGTATGGCTCTTTTTGGAAGTGAGTTTAAGGTTTTTCCTGCAAAGGCTAAGCAGGTGTATGATGTTTCTGGTGCGGGTGATACTGTGATTGCGGTGCTTAGTGCCTGTGCCCTTGCAGGTGTGGATTGGGATAGTGCTTGCGAGCTTGCCAATCTCTGTGCTGGTATAGTGGTAGGAAAGCTCGGCACTGCGGTAGTAAAGCCAGAGGAGATACTCCAAAGCCTTGAGGAAGGGTGCAGAGTTTGA
- a CDS encoding aspartate kinase, with the protein MRLLVVKFGGTSVGSLERIYNSAKRVVEKLKEGYKVVVVSSAMAGETDRLINLAKQIEPLPSERELDMLISTGEQQAIALFAMTLQKLGVPAVSLCGWQVPIITDKIHTKARIQKIGVQRLKNLLQEGYTPVVAGFQGVTEDWEITTLGRGGSDLSAVALAYALGADCEIYTDVEGVFTADPRIVPNAKKIPVISYEEMLEMASLGAKVMQARSIEFAMKYGVRIHVRSSFTDNEGTWIVPEEEVMEKSVVRAITLERNESRITVVRVPDKPGIAYSIFKALGDAHIVVDMIVQNVSHEGYTDMSFTVNKADAPKAEEIVRKVAQSIGAKEVVRDDRIAKVSVVGIGMRSSYGTAAKMFEVLYKNGINIMAISTSEIKISCLIEDKYGELAVRELHQAFIEEGEEVKVVNEP; encoded by the coding sequence ATGAGACTTTTGGTAGTCAAATTCGGCGGGACTTCTGTGGGAAGTCTTGAAAGGATATACAACTCAGCAAAAAGGGTGGTTGAAAAGTTAAAGGAAGGCTACAAGGTGGTGGTGGTCTCCTCTGCTATGGCAGGAGAGACAGACAGGCTCATAAACCTTGCCAAACAGATAGAACCCCTACCTTCTGAGCGTGAACTTGATATGTTAATATCCACAGGCGAACAGCAGGCTATAGCCCTCTTTGCCATGACCTTGCAGAAATTAGGCGTCCCTGCGGTAAGCCTCTGTGGTTGGCAAGTGCCTATAATCACCGACAAGATTCACACAAAGGCAAGGATACAAAAAATAGGTGTCCAGAGGCTAAAAAACCTACTTCAAGAAGGCTACACGCCTGTGGTAGCTGGCTTTCAGGGTGTGACGGAAGATTGGGAGATAACTACTCTTGGTAGAGGTGGCTCAGACCTCTCTGCGGTTGCACTTGCCTACGCCCTTGGTGCGGACTGTGAAATATACACGGATGTGGAAGGTGTATTCACTGCAGACCCAAGGATAGTGCCCAATGCCAAAAAGATACCCGTTATATCCTACGAAGAGATGCTTGAGATGGCATCTTTGGGCGCAAAGGTTATGCAGGCAAGGAGCATAGAATTTGCTATGAAGTATGGTGTAAGGATACATGTAAGAAGCTCTTTTACCGACAATGAAGGAACATGGATAGTGCCGGAGGAGGAAGTAATGGAAAAAAGTGTAGTAAGAGCCATAACCCTTGAGAGGAACGAGTCAAGGATAACGGTGGTGCGAGTGCCAGACAAACCAGGCATAGCCTACAGCATCTTTAAAGCCCTTGGTGATGCCCACATTGTGGTGGATATGATAGTGCAGAATGTATCTCATGAAGGTTATACGGATATGTCCTTTACGGTAAACAAGGCAGATGCACCGAAGGCAGAAGAGATAGTCAGAAAGGTTGCCCAAAGCATAGGAGCAAAGGAAGTGGTCAGAGATGACAGAATAGCAAAGGTCTCTGTGGTAGGCATAGGCATGAGGAGTTCATATGGGACCGCTGCAAAGATGTTTGAAGTTCTCTACAAAAATGGTATAAACATAATGGCTATATCTACCTCTGAGATAAAAATATCCTGCCTTATAGAGGACAAATACGGGGAGTTGGCAGTTAGAGAGCTACATCAGGCATTTATAGAAGAAGGCGAAGAAGTAAAGGTGGTCAATGAGCCCTGA
- a CDS encoding KUP/HAK/KT family potassium transporter, producing MVRAIGVVFGDIGTSPLYTLSAIILIAKPSKEDIIGIVSLIIWSLILIPTIQYAWFAMKVSTKGEGGIIVLGEYASSISKSLKLRRVIRILTILGIGFLLGDGIITPAITILSSVEGLRLIKGLESLSQDMVIVIAFIIALFLFAVQRYGTGNIGIAFGPIMVIYFSTIAVIGLYYIYENPNALRVINLAEAISFILKHPFIAILSLSEIILAVTGSEAMYADMGHVGKNAIRIAWGFVFISVSLSYIGQCGFILEKSLEGHINPFFYSANELLGNNIYILFLILVTVAGIIASQALISGVFSLVFQSINSGLMPLLYVKHTSTHFSTQIYIPVVNFLLFVGVSTMFLVFKQSERMASAYGFAVNMNMVITAMLLMYIFLILRKIPFFLGSIGLFIVDTLFLFSGIFKIPHGAYWAIIFAIPPILLIFLYTSGQRRIYEKSKFMDLEKFLEVFNKVYSKGRVLKGTAVFLIKDVRKIPPYVVTSVINHGIVYEQNVFLSLKKLEKPFGINVTFYEDLDPHIKYVVIEYGYQEIVNLDEELKKLNINERVIFYGVDNIYSHSLVWKLFGLIKKVSPNFADFYRLLPQKVHGVVVRIEI from the coding sequence ATGGTAAGAGCTATAGGGGTTGTGTTTGGGGACATAGGCACAAGCCCTCTCTATACATTGTCTGCAATAATTCTTATAGCAAAGCCAAGCAAAGAGGATATTATAGGGATAGTTTCATTGATAATATGGTCTCTGATACTTATACCAACCATTCAATATGCATGGTTTGCTATGAAGGTTTCTACCAAAGGAGAAGGCGGAATAATTGTTCTGGGTGAGTATGCATCAAGCATCTCAAAATCACTTAAATTGAGAAGGGTTATAAGAATCCTCACCATATTAGGTATTGGTTTCCTATTAGGAGATGGCATAATTACACCAGCTATAACAATACTCAGTTCTGTAGAAGGTCTAAGGCTTATAAAGGGTTTGGAAAGTCTATCTCAGGATATGGTAATAGTCATCGCCTTTATTATTGCCTTGTTTCTGTTCGCAGTCCAGCGATATGGAACAGGTAATATAGGAATTGCCTTTGGACCGATAATGGTTATTTACTTTTCTACCATAGCTGTTATAGGTTTATACTACATATATGAGAATCCTAATGCGCTTAGGGTTATAAACCTAGCGGAAGCTATAAGTTTCATTCTGAAACACCCCTTCATTGCAATACTTTCCCTTTCGGAAATCATACTTGCAGTAACAGGTAGCGAGGCAATGTATGCGGACATGGGTCATGTTGGTAAAAACGCTATAAGAATTGCCTGGGGCTTTGTTTTTATATCTGTATCACTAAGCTACATCGGGCAATGCGGGTTTATTTTAGAAAAAAGCTTAGAAGGCCACATAAATCCCTTTTTCTATAGTGCAAATGAATTGCTTGGAAACAACATATACATACTATTTCTAATCTTGGTTACAGTTGCTGGTATAATAGCCTCTCAAGCCTTAATAAGTGGGGTATTCTCTCTTGTATTTCAGTCAATAAATTCGGGGCTGATGCCATTGTTATATGTGAAGCATACATCAACCCACTTCAGCACTCAAATATACATACCTGTGGTAAATTTTCTACTTTTTGTTGGTGTATCTACTATGTTTCTTGTGTTTAAACAATCAGAAAGGATGGCTTCCGCATACGGCTTTGCGGTAAATATGAACATGGTTATAACTGCAATGTTGCTTATGTATATCTTTCTAATACTTAGAAAAATCCCCTTTTTTCTTGGGTCTATAGGTCTTTTTATTGTGGACACACTATTTCTATTCTCTGGCATCTTTAAAATTCCCCATGGGGCTTATTGGGCAATAATTTTTGCGATACCCCCTATACTTTTGATATTCTTATATACCTCTGGTCAAAGAAGAATCTATGAGAAATCTAAATTTATGGATTTGGAAAAATTTCTGGAGGTTTTCAACAAGGTTTACTCAAAAGGAAGAGTGTTGAAAGGCACAGCAGTTTTTCTTATAAAGGACGTAAGAAAAATACCACCTTATGTGGTCACTTCCGTGATAAATCATGGCATAGTATACGAACAAAATGTTTTTCTGTCCCTTAAAAAATTAGAAAAGCCCTTTGGAATAAATGTCACTTTCTACGAAGACTTAGATCCGCATATAAAGTACGTGGTTATAGAATATGGCTATCAGGAGATAGTAAATTTAGATGAGGAGCTAAAAAAGTTAAACATAAATGAAAGAGTAATCTTTTATGGTGTAGACAACATTTACTCACACAGCCTTGTATGGAAACTGTTTGGGCTTATAAAAAAGGTGTCTCCAAACTTTGCAGATTTCTATAGGCTACTGCCCCAGAAGGTTCATGGAGTTGTAGTAAGGATAGAGATTTAG
- the sfsA gene encoding DNA/RNA nuclease SfsA, with the protein MRFPELKKAKFIKRLNRFVGLVFLEDKVHSAYIRNTGRLRELLSEGREVYVAKREGGKHPFEIVLARMGQNLVCIDSHITPKLYAEYLNLPLSFEPRFDNKRFDLLVEGRPVEVKSVNLVEGETALFPDAPTKRGKEHIEKLIELSREGYKPLVVFVVQREDAEVFSPNWRVDPEFSKALLDYFQLGLEIRAYKCTVSLEEIKLKEEIPVEVLP; encoded by the coding sequence ATGAGGTTTCCAGAGCTTAAGAAGGCAAAGTTTATAAAAAGGCTTAACAGGTTTGTGGGTCTTGTGTTCCTTGAAGATAAGGTCCACAGTGCCTATATAAGAAACACGGGAAGACTAAGGGAGCTTCTGTCAGAAGGCAGGGAGGTTTATGTGGCAAAACGAGAGGGTGGGAAACATCCCTTTGAAATAGTGCTTGCAAGGATGGGTCAAAACCTCGTATGCATAGATTCTCATATAACTCCCAAGCTGTATGCGGAGTATTTAAACCTGCCCTTGTCCTTTGAGCCTCGCTTTGACAATAAGAGGTTTGACCTTTTGGTGGAGGGAAGACCCGTTGAGGTAAAGTCGGTAAACCTTGTAGAGGGAGAAACCGCACTTTTCCCTGACGCTCCTACAAAAAGAGGAAAAGAGCACATAGAAAAGCTCATAGAGCTATCAAGAGAAGGCTACAAGCCCCTTGTGGTCTTTGTAGTCCAAAGAGAAGACGCAGAAGTCTTCTCCCCAAACTGGAGGGTGGACCCAGAGTTTTCTAAGGCACTACTGGACTACTTTCAACTTGGACTTGAAATAAGAGCCTACAAATGCACAGTAAGCCTTGAAGAGATTAAATTAAAAGAGGAGATACCTGTGGAGGTTTTGCCATGA
- a CDS encoding nicotinamidase, with protein sequence MRIKLTDKDALIVVDMQRDFMPGGALPVPEGDKIVPRLNQYIRLFFERGLPVFFTRDWHPPDHISFKDQGGVWPPHCVQDTEGAKFHPDLYIPPDNRFIISKGTSRDFDAYSGFQGTMLDQLLKERGIKRVFVGGVATDYCVKNTVLGAINLGYEAFLLLDGIKGVDVKQGDSERAIEDMLGAGAVGVEYEEVK encoded by the coding sequence ATGAGGATAAAGCTGACTGATAAGGATGCCCTCATTGTGGTAGATATGCAAAGAGACTTTATGCCAGGGGGTGCCCTGCCAGTGCCAGAAGGAGACAAGATAGTCCCAAGACTTAACCAATACATAAGGCTGTTTTTTGAAAGAGGTCTGCCCGTGTTTTTTACAAGGGATTGGCATCCTCCAGACCATATATCCTTTAAAGACCAAGGAGGAGTTTGGCCCCCACATTGCGTCCAAGACACAGAAGGTGCAAAGTTTCACCCAGACCTATACATACCTCCAGACAATCGCTTTATAATCTCAAAGGGAACGAGTAGAGACTTTGATGCTTATTCTGGCTTTCAGGGAACAATGCTGGACCAACTTTTAAAGGAAAGAGGTATAAAGAGGGTCTTTGTAGGTGGTGTTGCCACAGACTATTGTGTGAAAAACACGGTGCTTGGTGCCATAAACCTGGGATATGAGGCATTTTTGCTACTTGACGGTATAAAGGGTGTGGATGTAAAACAGGGAGACTCCGAAAGGGCTATAGAAGATATGCTTGGTGCGGGTGCGGTAGGTGTGGAGTATGAGGAAGTCAAATAA
- the hpt gene encoding hypoxanthine phosphoribosyltransferase, with the protein MKIKGRALKLLVSEEEIANRVKELAKEIQDYFGEPFLVVGLLKGAFVFTADIIRAFDISVQVDFMWVSSYGSMQESQGHVKVVKDLDRDIEGLRVLLVDDILDTGYTLAEVYRLLELKGAREIKTCVLLDKKERRKVNFNADFVGFEVPNLFLVGYGLDWDEEGRNLRGIYAVE; encoded by the coding sequence ATGAAAATAAAAGGAAGAGCTCTGAAGCTGTTGGTAAGTGAAGAAGAGATAGCAAACAGGGTAAAGGAGCTTGCTAAGGAAATTCAAGACTACTTCGGTGAACCCTTTTTGGTGGTGGGTCTTTTAAAGGGTGCTTTTGTCTTTACCGCAGACATCATTAGGGCTTTTGATATTTCTGTGCAGGTGGACTTTATGTGGGTCTCCAGCTATGGCTCTATGCAGGAAAGTCAAGGTCATGTAAAGGTGGTCAAAGACTTAGATAGAGATATAGAGGGTCTAAGGGTTTTACTCGTGGATGATATATTAGACACGGGCTACACTCTTGCAGAGGTCTACAGGCTTTTGGAACTAAAAGGAGCAAGGGAGATAAAAACCTGTGTTTTGCTTGATAAGAAGGAAAGAAGAAAAGTAAACTTCAACGCAGACTTTGTGGGCTTTGAGGTGCCAAACCTCTTCCTTGTAGGTTATGGACTTGATTGGGACGAAGAGGGAAGAAACCTAAGAGGCATATATGCGGTAGAGTAG
- the rimI gene encoding ribosomal protein S18-alanine N-acetyltransferase, producing the protein MIREMKPEDIEEVLKISEECFNSDAWSRKAFEREFELEHSYKFVLEESGEIIGYAVVWKIFEDATLMSLAIRKDRWGKGYGKRLMTFLIDYLRGKVERFLLDVRRSNIRAIRLYQSLGFKIVSERKKYYSDGENALQMVLELEVEDENKRKSSEAVGK; encoded by the coding sequence ATGATAAGGGAGATGAAGCCAGAAGATATAGAGGAAGTGCTTAAGATAAGTGAAGAATGTTTTAATTCTGACGCATGGAGCAGAAAAGCCTTTGAGAGGGAGTTTGAGCTTGAACATTCCTATAAGTTTGTGCTTGAGGAGAGTGGAGAAATAATAGGCTATGCGGTTGTGTGGAAAATCTTTGAGGATGCCACTCTAATGTCCCTAGCTATAAGGAAAGACCGATGGGGCAAAGGCTATGGCAAAAGGCTTATGACTTTTCTTATAGACTACCTTAGGGGCAAAGTGGAGCGTTTTTTGCTGGATGTGAGACGGTCTAACATAAGGGCTATCAGACTTTACCAGTCTTTGGGCTTTAAAATAGTTTCAGAAAGGAAAAAGTATTACTCTGACGGTGAAAACGCCCTTCAGATGGTGCTTGAGTTGGAGGTAGAAGATGAAAATAAAAGGAAGAGCTCTGAAGCTGTTGGTAAGTGA
- a CDS encoding serine kinase: protein MRRINVAIAGLGRVGSQFLDALLSVRSDNVRVIAVAEPKEDLQSVKLAKEKGIAYFRDARSMLESLEDSIDVLFELTGDAVVKSDLHEILVKTGNKKTVIVPEPVAYLIWSLITEGAKEYPR, encoded by the coding sequence ATGCGGAGGATAAATGTAGCCATAGCAGGTCTGGGAAGGGTAGGAAGCCAGTTTCTTGATGCCCTTTTGAGTGTGCGGTCAGACAATGTAAGGGTTATAGCGGTGGCAGAGCCAAAAGAAGACCTACAGAGCGTAAAACTTGCCAAGGAGAAGGGCATAGCCTACTTCAGAGATGCAAGGAGTATGTTGGAGTCCCTTGAAGATAGCATTGATGTACTTTTTGAGCTTACAGGCGATGCGGTAGTAAAAAGCGACCTTCATGAAATACTGGTAAAAACCGGAAACAAAAAGACAGTTATAGTTCCAGAACCCGTTGCTTACCTTATATGGAGTCTTATAACGGAGGGTGCAAAAGAATATCCAAGATGA